The genomic segment AAGTTTGCTGTTACAActgctcttctgtttctttgcatGGATTTCCTCAggacatttgttttgcttttgtttgttatgtactgtatatccacCACAGCAGAAATGCATGTCTCTCcatcatctgtttttttcttgatCTGTGCCTCTTTTCGTCACCTAATGTCTTATTGTGTGTCTCACAGACTCGCACACCTCGCGTGACACGACTCAGCCCAACACAGCCAGCTCTTGCTGACCAGGCCAGCAGAGTATCCTTTGCGTCAGCTGAAAATCTGGAAACCATGTCTGAGCCTGATATCCCCATCGGCTTTAACCGGATGAACCGGCTTCGCCAGAGCCTGCCGCTGGCCCGCTCGTCCAGCCAGGCCAAGCTTCGAGCACCAGGTCAGTTCACTGCCTTCGAGAAAAATCTACACTCTGTGTAACCCTTCATATTCTATATAgtagataaacacacaaaaaagttaGATGgcaaagctttttaaaattgtacGTGCACATTTGCTGTGCatgaaaaattattttctcCACAGAAAGATAATGTGACATGGTTCAACATTATATGACAGGACTAAAAATCGGCTACAGTGAAATATTGAAATTTTATTAGTTTCACATCCCCAACTCGTGCAATAGGATTTGTAGTGTGCTCAGTTTGGAATCCAGGTTAATCCACTCAGTCTGCAGGTTGAATAATTATATTTACTTCCTTCTTTGtatttagatattttctttaaacattattttattaattaacatatCTGGAAGTTCGGTCATGCCAACTGGACTTCCCTTTAATTTGTTCAGTACTTTCATTTATGACCAAATACTTACATAACTAATCACTTTCCGATcagcttctgctgctttctgtgttttatgcCAATAGATACTAGTGGTGTGAACCTTCGAACATGTTACGatgacattagcatttatttaattatttgttaatttgaCAGGGACCTTACTGATAAACATAGTTACATACAGGAAAAGTAGTGCAACAGGCATGAATAGAGAATCTGTTGGAATCCATGGAGGTTTTATATCTGGAAAACTTTCTCACAGCCAGGAAAAGTAGCTTTAATCGTCAAGATCTCACTACAGTGTAAAGTCTTTAGAGTGAGCGGGAGTGTGCAGACAGGACTGGCACAGAATCAGTGCTTTATCCACTTCAGATTATTCAACCATGTTGCAGTTAAAGATCAGATTTCTGACGATTGTTGACTTTGAACCTATTTCAGAAGTCAGTTGATATTTCTGGGGCTTATTGCTTTAACCAGTAGCtttccctaaacctaaccatcAGTTTCTTAGTATCCATCTAATACTGTAGCTACTACTTCCTCCTGAGTTTGACAGGCTGTCATCTTTGACTACAACCAGATTTTACTGGATGGATCTGATAGCATCGCTGTGGACTCTTTGTCTTGTTCCTTATTACAGCTTACCTACAAATATGAGACATTCTACTGCAGGTTAACCTACCTGCAGAGGAGCGAGGCTATAAATCCATCACTAATATCTGTtcacatcatgttttcattttaaaatctagaAGGACTGAGTTTGTAAATATGAGCCTGTATGTCTGCACAGTGATGCTGTGACTTGATAAGTCACTAACATTTAGTGGTTTTGACTAGAATGCCCTTCCTCACAGAGTTCATCCACAGGTCAACCCCAGTTAACGTAATCTCTTCACTCTAATGTGTGGGCTTTGATTACTGGGGTGAGTCTGTTGATTGACAAGTTGAATCAGTCGCACACTAGACCTGCCCACACATCTGAACTATTAATGTTGTCTGATGTTTTTGACAAGCCGTAGTAATCAAGATGCATGACATGCGACTGTCCTCTCGCAGTGAGTGACGTATGTGAGTTGACTGAAGCATCAAGTGTTCAATCTAGAAAACCTAGTGCAGCCCCCTGAGTGTCAAGTGAAAGTCAGACTTTGCTCCACTGCCTATAGGAACTCTGAATATAAACAGAGCTGTCTCATGTTTCCAAATGATGTGGCCAAGCTACCTGTCATGTTTGATTAATGACTTTGGCAGCAAGCAAAATCATCTGCTCCCTAAAGGTACTTATCTACTGCAGCATATGGGGAGGAGGGTGAGTTATTCACCAGCATGTATGGAAGATTTGTGCTGTTTGAATGGTTGTATAACTCTCTTCTTTAGAACGTGTCACACTGTTAATTTTACTTTTCTACACTTAATGATTTGAAGTGGTGAGAACACACTTTCCAGCCAAAGTTAGGGCGATAATTATTATTCAGGTGGGAGAAATATCAAGGCAGAGAGGACAGtgattgttttttaaactgaatGAGAAATGTTACTggttaaaagaagaagaatttccTGGTTGGTCTTTGGCTTCTttcattagaaacacaaagcGTTGTTTCTAAACAGGTGATTTCTGCGATGTACCTATATTTGGATTGGTTTAGATGGTTCCACcaacagttttattagttttagtttagtttttgatATTTGTATGTCGTCTTGTCTTAATTAGCAAATTAgcacaaaagcaaaatgaagTGAGTAAGAATAGAATTTTTGCCTTAGCCACTGTACAGTAACTGAagaattattattcattatcatTTATCGATTATACAGAATACTCACGTCCTTTCTTatgttatattaaattattgttgTGCCCAGAGGCCCCCTGAATTTGTTCCTCCTCACTATTTATCTTCATTATCAACTCTACACTTCATTATCCCCATTTCATCTGTTGTGGATCTCCCTCATTGCTCCTCCCCATCCATAAATGCAGGGATCTTGTTCCTCCAGCTTGGGGAGGAGACTCGCAGGGTGCACCTGACCCATGAGCTGACCAGCCTGGATACTCTGAGGGCTCTCATTGTGCACATGTTCCCCCAGAGGCTCACCATGGCCATGCTCAGGTACGTTGGTCTGCTGTAGATGTGTATCGATCCATTTAGATGGTATCTAACTTCAACAGGGCTTTGTTCACGCTTCATTTAGGGAACGTTTTCATTTGGTGACAAGGTGAACTGTTAGTGACACGTTGCAATGTCATTCAGTCAGCtataaatttaaaacaaatgaagaataaaagtaaagaagtgaaacataaagagaaaaagaaaaacgtgAAAAGGTCACTTTGAGGCTACTAGTGGactaaacattttgtttatagAATCAAAGcgtaaaaatcacattaaaataacaagtcTCCTGCCTGATGCTAGAAAATATAAACTACTCGATTTTGAACCAGACTTTTGTTCAGTTATAGATTTTCTGGATCATCTGCACTGAAGCTGCTCGGTAATATGTACAGTTCATTGTTATTGTCAGCAGAACTCTTTACTCCAAATCACTGAATATTACTTTTCAAGTTCAATATCAGAGTACGTCCAGTTCATTCTCTCATTATAAGCAGTATTAGACCTTCTAGATCCCCTCGCAGCTTAGAAATGAATGCACATCACTGGTTATTAGCAGGTAATAGGTGCTGAAATTGTCTGTTCATGGACTATTTATCAGTGTTTtggtctttgtttgttttgatgacTATTGATGTCCAGGTCTCCCAGCACTGCTCTGCTGATCAAAGATGAAACCCGTAATGTCTTTTATGAGCTGGAGGACCCTCGGGACGTTCAGGACCGCTGCGTAATTAAGATTTACTGCAAAGAGCCCATCTATGGCACCTACCCAGGACACCACAACCCACACCTGGCAAACGGAGACCTGCGGGTAGGTGTTGTCTGTATGAAAGTGACTCACTTTGTCCTTTGTGTGAGTGGAAAGATATATTTTTTggcacaaatgaacaaaatgtccAACCTCAGAAGAAAATTGTGACTTTTCTTCCACATTAGTTTATTGTAGCACCAAGACAGAGatccttcttctttcttctagtcaccttttcttttattaccaGTTAATTCTCTGTGCAGCTGGCTCATGACTCATAGATTATGGAGAAAGACACACTCTTGTCTTTTTCTGGCAGTGACACATAGCAGCCAACTAAATCATCccacaaataatttatttcGTAATTGTCCTCTTTTAAAATTGTTATATATTCCCCTTTGCGTCAGTATCTGTCTCCCACGTAACACAgatgttatttctgtgtttacaaACATACATAATGTGTCCAAGTGTTAGTTATTCTCATCCCTTCTGAGAGTGAGTCATGTGACCTTACTCCAGATCTACTGTAGTTGGACCAGTGCCACCTCTTCACATCACTGGTGCTGACTCGGCTGGATGACCAAAGACTATAAAACAACGTACACTCTCTGCTAACGTGACTAAGAATATTGTTGGGTCCACATTTGGGTTGTTGTTTAGGTATTTGGGAAAGGATGCAAGAAAACTGTTATTTACATTATGGTTGTGACTTGTGTGTTGTTCAGCGCAACAATAGTTAGTCCAGCTGCTCAGCTGGAACACATACCCTGAGGCACATGTGTCGCACCAACTTTAATCCAAGAGCAGCTATTGCAGCCGGTAAAATGAATCTGTAATCTGAGCAGCAGTGGTTTACACATTCATCGTTTTTGTGTTGATGACGACTTTGAAGCATGTTTAATTGAGTTACAGCTGCAGTCCTGGACTTAAACATGATCTGAAGCTGCAGTGTTGTCTCACACTCAGCTCCTGGCCTGTATTACCAAGCAGCTGCTCAGCTGTGGAGACTAGCAGATAGCATTAGATTAAATAACTCAAGATCTATTAAATGATGCAGAGTAATCTTTTCTCCCTTTACTACTTTATCTACTACCTGACACACTGGACCTATTTCACCTCCTTCATACATCACTTACTCACCTGGACACTGGGAATTATGGAAAATTATGTTGATATGCTGTTTGTTGACTACAGTTCATTCAACTCTCTCCCTACATTCCTGCTAACAATTCAAAGTCATTGCACATTTCTACTTGTTGCACACTTCCTGGTAACTTGCACGTTGCATAACATATTGTAAATTTTGATCTTAAAGTTCTTTATcttgtatatttttcttttttttttttttaggtccTTGTACTTTTAGTCGGGCAGTCGTTTAAGAATTTCACTGCCTCATCatactgtgtatgactgtgtatgtgacaaataactataataataaaatttgaatttgttgtACCCCCATTACCTGTAACATTCCTCCTGTTCAGCAGCTTATTGATGAGCCACTATGGGATTAATCTTAATTTATCAGTCAGCTGCtggcaaaaataaatgtggCATCAGCCTGATTAGCATGATCATTAATGCTTTATGCATTTGGTTACAGCTGGAGCAGAATAAACCTCTGCCAATAGACGGTGCCTAATGGTATTTGGTTTTGGAGTACAAGACCTTGCATTTTGTTGCCGTCTAATTACACTGTGATTATGGAAATGAGAAAGCAGTAATTTAGTGTCAGAGAATGCTGCTTttagagaataaaataaattataaaccTGATAAATTACATTACAGGAAAGTAGCTATGCTGTGCAGAAATTCACTGTGAAAATGTATCTGCATGTTAAATAGCTGAAATGAAGTGTTGTCGACAGCAGGACATTTTTGACACAGTTGCTGTTTTTGCTGCCATCAATCAAACACCGTTAAGCTTTTTGTTTACATGCCcgtgtgtgtgattgtttctGTGCCTGTTGGTGTGCATGATTCACAACTGCCTGCTAATGTTTTGGAGGTCAACTATTCTGTCTCCCTCATGGGATCAGTTGCTGCCTTCAGCTTGTGCACAGCTCTGAAATCTTCCTAGCATTTTATAGCCTTATCAAACCAGCAGGCTTACCTTGAGTTTTATGTGTGTGGTACATTGGCTGCTTCTTCTGCTGCCAAGGTGAATGACTaggacgtgtgtgtgcgtgagtgtgagTTTATTGAACCCAGGCCAGCAGAGCCAAGATTACTCCCTGATTGCAGACCACAAAGGCATAACTAGGATCACTGAAGTCCATTGAAGCCTGTGAGTGGAGGACAGATCATGGTTAAGCATCAGATTGATTGGCAGATTTTCCACAGCGGGAGAACGGCATGCTTTGAAAGTCGCCAAGGGACCAACCTTTTGGCAGTTTACCTGAGAAAGATGTCTTTGACTTCAGGGGGTCTTGTAGGTGGAAAGAAACCCCTGAATGTCTTCAGCGTGGTTAAAGGATGGTGTCGATACGAAGCGGTTGCTAAGATACAAGATAGAAGATGATGGCACTAGAGTCATTAGTCTGCTGTGAGGCTGTCCACGGGGTGTTGTTGGAAGAGGCCTAAGGGTTATTATGTGGAAATATTGGTTTTTCAATTTGCATCGTCTCCAGGAGCCTTGTGCGTCATGAGCAATTACCAAGTTGTCTCCTTTTGTGTTTCCTTGCTGTATCTATTATTCTTGGCTGATACCTTCCAACACAGGGCTTTTGACTTACACAGCACTATGCTGCTGCTCCCAGCTTAATTTGCCTTTCACTCTGACATTTAGGATTGATGCCAAAAGATAATCTCTGAGCTCCCTATATCATTTAGCTATCAAGTCCAACTTAAAATGCACTTCAAGGGCAAATTAGTCTTTCCTGTTTATCTTGAAACAGCATCTATGTGCTGCTGCACAATGTTACAGTAAACATatcaaatgtacaaatataaGTATAGTTTTACAAATAAGACAAACATTATGCTGGTTCATTTCCAAGTTTTTGATTTATCCCCAAATtggtctttttttattattattattattattattattattattattattatttcttactATGACCGATTGTCATTAGTGAACTAGTGCAGGCCTCTGATGTggtatttttctaaattaaaactaGAGAATTTTTCAGTTGGGTTTGGTTTCCCACTCTGCAGTGCTGGATATCTTCCcagagctgtttctgtttctgtatttgctCATAGAGGGAGATGGTCTATGCTCCTCAGGACTCTCCACCCAACCGACGCCTCAGCAACCCACCCATGTCTTCCCAGCAttcatcctcctctgcctcACCTCCTCAAGGCTCGCCGGCCCGTGCCCGCCTCCTCTACAGCGGGGGCAGGCCTTCATCCTACGCTGGGCCACCACACCACACCCACTCCCTGCCTCACCCACACTCCCAGTCCCACCACTCCTCTCCCCACCAGCAACCACAGCTCCACCAGCCCCACCACACCCAGGCTGCCTTCTGCGCCTCCTCCAGTGCCATCCTGGAGCGCAGGGATGTGAAGCCCGATGATGAGGTGGGTGGATCTaggagcatggtgctgctgcgGGGCGATGATCGCGGTGGAGGGGGGATTTACGCGGACCCCTATTCTCTGGGCCCAGACACAAGCCGACTGAGTCTCGCAGGAGGGCCTCACTCCCCTCTTCCAGCCAGAGCCGACCCCTATGGCTCCTTGTATCgacgaggaggaggtgggggaggagggggtgcAGGGTCAGTGCGTACTCTCACCTCATATTCAGCGGCCGCTTTACAAGGAGAGCTGATGGAAAGTGGAGCCCTCTACAGGCCAGGGGGACCACTTTATAACGACGCCTACGCTGCTTCTATGTTGGCCATGGGGCTGCGGGtcccacccccctcctccccacAGAAGATACCCGACATGAGGGATTCCTACGCTGGCCCCATGCCTGCTCGGGGCTCCCCTGGGAGGCAGAGTTTGAGAAGGGACTCTGTgacttcctctgtgtttggGGACAGTCCCAAAGCTCGGGGCCAGGGTCCAGGAATAGGTCTCACCTCTGAGCAGCTCTGCTTGATGGCCAGTACTGCCGGGGAcgggggaggtggagggggctTCAGTTCGTCTTTGTTGGGGAGCGAGACAGAGACCAGGTAGGACAGTCATGCATGCTGCTCTAAGTACAACTGATCTGAAGAGATTTATCCCTGAATCAGTTTAAATCTAACAGGAGACAAAAGTTTTGTTCAATAAAACAGGAACACGTCTGTCTGAAGCTAATACGAGGCTTCAGCTCTCTGTTGGACAAACCAGTGGATTTATCTTCgaagaacaaatgtttaatttcaaactCTGTGTTCCTGTCTTTAACACTTGGAGGAACACAAAACTCAGACTGCTgatttatattgattatattaTCCAGGATCCTGGATTTTGTTCCACATCACTGACATTAAAAAGGCACTAGTGAAACATTTCCATGAGTATTgatgatgtaaataaaatgacattaatgacATTACTCACTCAACTGTCAATATGGATGCAGGGATAAAaaactttacagtaaatgtagcaCAGAAAAGGAACAAAAGAATATAagtattatattatgttttatttcctgcatCTTTGGTGTCTGACCAGGGAGCGAATGGAGGCCATGGAGAAGCAGATAGCCAGTCTGACGGGGCTGCTGCAGAGGGTTCTGAGCAGAGCGCCTGAGGCAGAAAGCCCGTAAGACTTCAACCCACTTTAAACTAAGGTTTTACACACTGAAAGTAATACGAGCATCTTTATTAATAATCACATCAGTTGTTTGTGTTACCACACTGCACATCAGATGACTCTTTCTGTGAATGTTTGGGCTCATTGTCCTGTTGTAGGATAGATTTGAGACTTATCAGATGTTTTTCATGATggataaaatgcattttagtaAAAATCAACACTTTCTGGCTGCGACCTTCAGTGATATGAGAAAATGGTTATGATTCATGACTGAAATCTTAATTTATTACTCACTACTGTTGATCTCACAGGTCAGAGTCACATCCACCAGAAAACACATTCTGaatacagcagcagacagcacaTATTTCCTACGGTTTCCTCCATGTATCAGGAGCTTCTCAGGGGCTGAGTTGATGCTGTGTTCTGGCTGTACGTACATTAACACTTGCTTCTTCCAGGGAGAAGATTGAGTCAGCCAGTGACTGCTCAGGAACCGACAGTAAGTGCTCACTACCTACAATTGGAAAAAAAGTCACTGCTCCCCACTGCTGCCTGTTTGCTCATAAATTGGCTCTACTGCTGCGATTTCATTTTCTcatattttgcatatttcttAAACGGCCTCACATGTGATCGTAATGGCTGACTGCAAGCTTCTTCATGCTGAATGCGTcagcttttgctttttcttttgcttttgctgctggtgcttctTGTTTTAGCTGGACGACCTAAAAAGAAAGGtagctactgtgtgtgttcctgaaGTGTCTGATACCTGTTCCCTCGTCTATCCCCTCTGCCTTGTTTCTCCTTTATCTGAATCCCTGCTAGTTTTAAGTGTGTCATTCTAACGGACTTATTCCTCTCAGCTGGTGtccttcactctctctgtgttgttttgtgtaataAATCATCAGAGTTGCATTAAATCGAAAAAGCATCTCACAGTAAAAGTCCTGTGAGCATTTCTAAGTGTTTGCATTCTTCAAATATAGTTTGCCACATGCACACCTGCAGTTTTGAAACATGAAACTGCTTCTGTCACAGAAGTAGAGATGAAACTTCAGTGTTTTAGAAAAgctaagtaaaaataaaatgaatttcttTTGATGGAGTTCACTTTGAGCTGTGAAGTagagaaaggaggagatgtgatttttaaattaatgttctCTTATTATCTGATTCTGACTGGGAAAATTGATGTCATGTCAAATTCTAGATAAGACTGTTCTCTTAATACTTAAATTGGACTTTTCTTTGaagtagttttgtttgttgaaCATTAAATTTTAGTCAAGCTTCAGACTTTCACTAACTTTAGGAACCTGTAacatacttttctttcttcatacTTTTCAGGTGATGATCTTTTGCTTAACTGAGTAAACTGTTATCTGTGGACTGTTTTTGTCCTTGTAgtcaaaataaacagattattctgtttcctctgaagtCACAGAAAGATATTTAGGTTATTTTGACAccccctctgtgtctctcttggTCAGTTTTTAAGATGCACTCTGTAGCTTGCTGGAGGTTGTTGTCTTGTCTGGAGGTGTTGCACTAAGGTGTTGAAATGTCACTGTACTTTCAGAAAATGTGTTGAGCCAGGAGTCCAGCTTTTCATACTTTTAATTGACCCTTGAAATGCAACTCTTACAAAAACATATCGATTGTCATCTAATTACTTTCCCTTTGTCTTGTTCTGCATGATGTGTGTGACTCAGCACCCTAATTACTGTCAGAGCACGGCGTCTTTTGTCTTTCAAAGGATTATCTGagttgaacacacacacactcacatatgaGCTGTACGGGgactttttttaataatgagaCACAGTTTGTTTAGTGGAAGTGCTGTTTCTCCCCCTCTGACCTTGTTTGTCCCTTAATCCATCTCATGCCGTTTACAGTGTTCCATTTACGTAACACTGTAATCTCCATCCTTGACCTGCAGCACAGATAGACCTTGTCCTGAACTGCTGTGATTCTAAACCAATAGTCTGTATGCTGTCAGCCAGACAGTTTAATTTTTCTACTagttagattaattaattaattgtgatTCAGACATTTGGGAACCTGGCTGAAGTCTTTTCCTCCTAAATGTTCATTAGAACCCACTGATGTGCGAATACTGTTTGGGGCAACGTCTATCAGCTTCTGTTTGCGCTAAAACCAGGTTGAGAGAAAGCTCTTTGTATTTAAATCAGACTTTTTGTTGGGCAGCTTTGACACCGTCTGCTCCCTTGGCCCTGATGCCACCTCCGCCCTCTGGCGCCAACCAGCCTGTGATGGTGTCCCGTCTGCAGATGCAGCTCCACCTACAAGGCCTGCAGCAGAACACCAACGCGCTGCGCAAACAGCTGTCGCAGCTGCGCAACATGCAGGTGTTTATGCGACTTATTTGTGCGCGTCCATATCGATACTAAACGGTTTAGTTCATTAGCTGCATTTAACTAAATCTAGTGCATTCATACAGCCACTTCACTTAAGAACACAGTTGAACATCCAGTAATCATGTGACGTGTTGTCCTAGCTGGAGAACCAGGATGCTGTCCTGTCCCTGCTGAGGCAGACGGAATCTGAGCTCAGTCTCATGATGCTGGACGCCATGCGCACACAGGAGGACCCGCTCCAGAGACAGCGCCTCCTAGTGGAAGAGGAGAGACTCAAATACCTCAACCAGGAGGAGCTGCTcatccagcagctgcagtgagTTCAGGGCACAATTGATTTATGTAACAAGCTCCGTAAAGAAATAGtcatttgtctttgtacagAGACGGTAGCGACTGCACACAGGAAATAGGAGAGATGCAAGACAAGTGCTGGATAATAAATGTGATCATCAAAATCACCAGAATGCAATAGTAGATCAAATAGTTTGATTAGTCAGAACATTTGAGAAGATTAACATTATGGAACTGTACAGATGAAAGACCATTTTcttagtttgttttctctgtgtctgtgtagatgtgtgcttgtgtgattTTCCCCTTGTCAGACAGTGTCAGTAGTGACTGCAATTCCTAATTTGCAGTCTTTCCCCACTATATAGTGTTTTGACACTGATTCTGTTCAgtcagtgctgtgaaaaagctTCAGAAGTAAAGTCAGAGTTTGACGAGGAGACACGCAGCATGGTGAGAATGAGGCTCCAAACATAAAATGTCAACTGTCTGGGTAATGCTAGCACGTACTGTAGATGATGGATGTGACATTATCTGCTACATGAGGTGCTGAGTGATGAGAATGTGACCCGGTCCTCCACAGTGACCTGGAGAAGTcagtggaggagctgcagaggaacTCGTCAGTCAATCACGGCCTGGTGACCGAGCAGGACGTGGAGCAGAAGAGCAAAGAGCTGAGGATGCTGGGGGAGACGCTCACTGAGCTCAAAAGTGAGTGTTATGATCTCCTGCAAGCGTCTGGAGATGGTGCTGTGATCACTGTGGCTTTTCAGTTGTTCATTTAGTTCCCCGAGACACTCATTGATGTCTCCCTTAGTCATTTTGCAAATTTGTTAAGCAGTCAGTATGTTTGcctcttcagctgcagctgttgagTAGACTTCCCTCTCTGACTCAGTGCTTTTATGCTTAAATTGCAGCATATTTAGGGGTAAATGGTTTCAAATAGTCCATCTCCTGCCAGGCGTATTCTCACTTTCGCTGCAGCATTAGAAAGCATGagcacatattttatttttattgtgaaaagaagaaaaccaacaaagaaCTGATCCCACTAACAAGTATTTTTGTGTATCTAAATCCTGATATCTTGTCCAAACCAAACATTTTACTGTCTGGGATACCCTCATTAAGTTCCTTGAGTGCCCAGACTTCCACATCCgtggtgttaatgttaaaaatgcCAAGAAAAACTTCTAGtgattactgtaaatgtacctAAATGCAGTACAGTACTTTTACCTGCTGAATATAATTAAAGTGGTGCTAGTGCTGAAGTTTTACAGTCTGAGTCTGAGATGAATATTTATGAATCTACTTTGACTTTAATTGATATCTGTGGAGTTCTGGTCGTAGCCCCTTGTCCTGCTACTCTCACCTGTGTACTTCTGCTCTCCATCTTGAATATTAATCAGTAACCCCAAAGCTCAAGAGTCTTGTTATAATAATGTGTAGCCTCCTCGTTAGCATGTCCCCGCTGGAGCCCATTAATGCAACACTGTGCTCTGACTCATTGATTGGCAAGTGGACAGTTTTCAGGACAGCTGAGTGTCCAACATTTCAAAAAGTAGCTGTGACATGTCCACGCAGCCACTGCCCCTCACAGCAAGTCAGAGATACCCTCTGCTCTCATTTAGCCGACCTGCACCGAATCCTCCCGGCTGAAACTGTCTCGATATGACAGAGAAATCCAGAGCCTTCAAATACCTGTGACAGGAACAGCATCCTGTCTGTTCTTTATTCCGTCTTCCCCCTccctgtcttcttctttccctccctcGCTCTCCACCTCCGTTCTTCCACACGTCAACACCTCAACACATCCTTCTGATGCTCAACTTTCTCTGTTCACCCATCCGTCTTTTCCTCCTTGTCACAGCTCCTCTtggtctcttttctttctctgtctccaatGCAGACCAGTTCCCCAGCCTGCAGAGCAAGATGCGGGTGGTGctgagggtggaggtggaggctgTTAAGTTCCTGAAAGAGGAGCCTCATCGCCTGGAAGCCCTGCTGAAGCGCTGCAACACCATGACGGATGCACTCAGCACGCTGCGCAGGTACACATATCAAACGCCCCTCAGTTTCCTCAGATGATGTTATACTTTATTAAACCAGCTCAAATCACTG from the Anabas testudineus chromosome 19, fAnaTes1.2, whole genome shotgun sequence genome contains:
- the zgc:114120 gene encoding SRC kinase signaling inhibitor 1 isoform X2, which produces MISAGDAEFPRDYHTLAAGGGRGARRFPDNTNGGFTSSSLDRRHNAVAAKSLEALNSIHKADIERQRDALMDLQKNKYSNSPGSMSQGSAAAGRQQQPNYWSFKTRTPRVTRLSPTQPALADQASRVSFASAENLETMSEPDIPIGFNRMNRLRQSLPLARSSSQAKLRAPGILFLQLGEETRRVHLTHELTSLDTLRALIVHMFPQRLTMAMLRSPSTALLIKDETRNVFYELEDPRDVQDRCVIKIYCKEPIYGTYPGHHNPHLANGDLRREMVYAPQDSPPNRRLSNPPMSSQHSSSSASPPQGSPARARLLYSGGRPSSYAGPPHHTHSLPHPHSQSHHSSPHQQPQLHQPHHTQAAFCASSSAILERRDVKPDDEVGGSRSMVLLRGDDRGGGGIYADPYSLGPDTSRLSLAGGPHSPLPARADPYGSLYRRGGGGGGGGAGSVRTLTSYSAAALQGELMESGALYRPGGPLYNDAYAASMLAMGLRVPPPSSPQKIPDMRDSYAGPMPARGSPGRQSLRRDSVTSSVFGDSPKARGQGPGIGLTSEQLCLMASTAGDGGGGGGFSSSLLGSETETRERMEAMEKQIASLTGLLQRVLSRAPEAESPEKIESASDCSGTDTLTPSAPLALMPPPPSGANQPVMVSRLQMQLHLQGLQQNTNALRKQLSQLRNMQLENQDAVLSLLRQTESELSLMMLDAMRTQEDPLQRQRLLVEEERLKYLNQEELLIQQLHDLEKSVEELQRNSSVNHGLVTEQDVEQKSKELRMLGETLTELKNQFPSLQSKMRVVLRVEVEAVKFLKEEPHRLEALLKRCNTMTDALSTLRSVLYPSCMYRQVTEGVWKGPEDLSSQTQKRAEDVSHSSDLDILNSPPLSLTDLSTSAGLANWIPVSAGDVDASGPEQDIQPSMTFRNRVLDELPSRRPADKSVSAEVRLAAERDWEEKRASLTQFSAQDINRLLEETQAELMKAIPDLDFAARHINKPAVPPKPQITIPITSTTATSPAAGTTGTTANTTTTMTTPSGDQQPGKVQLAAQKLNSMEGAGSHRGSVDLNVAKYRTEKPSKSPPPPPPRRSFPSVHGLTTNRTGEVIVTSKNMKMEEDGDLPKTLVKLRRTPSDTPRPASTPPVIAASAIQDEDDEEKIIAELEIFHRAPVNDCNKRYSTLSKATTTPPRTSGSLGRKNSSNSPGPTKGPTVAARLKHLQQGSLERPKTRKQKEDLPKVQGQQQQS
- the zgc:114120 gene encoding SRC kinase signaling inhibitor 1 isoform X6, whose amino-acid sequence is MISAGDAEFPRDYHTLAAGGGRGARRFPDNTNGGFTSSSLDRRHNAVAAKSLEALNSIHKADIERQRDALMDLQKNKYSNSPGSMSQGSAAAGRQQQPNYWSFKTRTPRVTRLSPTQPALADQASRVSFASAENLETMSEPDIPIGFNRMNRLRQSLPLARSSSQAKLRAPGILFLQLGEETRRVHLTHELTSLDTLRALIVHMFPQRLTMAMLRSPSTALLIKDETRNVFYELEDPRDVQDRCVIKIYCKEPIYGTYPGHHNPHLANGDLRREMVYAPQDSPPNRRLSNPPMSSQHSSSSASPPQGSPARARLLYSGGRPSSYAGPPHHTHSLPHPHSQSHHSSPHQQPQLHQPHHTQAAFCASSSAILERRDVKPDDEVGGSRSMVLLRGDDRGGGGIYADPYSLGPDTSRLSLAGGPHSPLPARADPYGSLYRRGGGGGGGGAGSVRTLTSYSAAALQGELMESGALYRPGGPLYNDAYAASMLAMGLRVPPPSSPQKIPDMRDSYAGPMPARGSPGRQSLRRDSVTSSVFGDSPKARGQGPGIGLTSEQLCLMASTAGDGGGGGGFSSSLLGSETETRERMEAMEKQIASLTGLLQRVLSRAPEAESPEKIESASDCSGTDTLTPSAPLALMPPPPSGANQPVMVSRLQMQLHLQGLQQNTNALRKQLSQLRNMQLENQDAVLSLLRQTESELSLMMLDAMRTQEDPLQRQRLLVEEERLKYLNQEELLIQQLHDLEKSVEELQRNSSVNHGLVTEQDVEQKSKELRMLGETLTELKNQFPSLQSKMRVVLRVEVEAVKFLKEEPHRLEALLKRCNTMTDALSTLRRQVTEGVWKGPEDLSSQTQKRAEDVSHSSDLDILNSPPLSLTDLSTSAGLANWIPVSAGDVDASGPEQDIQPSMTFRNRVLDELPSRRPADKSVSAEVRLAAERDWEEKRASLTQFSAQDINRLLEETQAELMKAIPDLDFAARHINKPAVPPKPQITIPITSTTATSPAAGTTGTTANTTTTMTTPSGDQQPGKVQLAAQKLNSMEGAGSHRGSVDLNVAKYRTEKPSKSPPPPPPRRSFPSVHGLTTNRTGEVIVTSKNMKMEEDGDLPKTLVKLRRTPSDTPRPASTPPVIAASAIQDEDDEEKIIAELENSSNSPGPTKGPTVAARLKHLQQGSLERPKTRKQKEDLPKVQGQQQVFHF